The following are from one region of the Biomphalaria glabrata chromosome 4, xgBioGlab47.1, whole genome shotgun sequence genome:
- the LOC106051970 gene encoding uncharacterized protein LOC106051970: MYTSRETKQEAMKLKSKQYLKILTIGVTKDIDESEMRNVSSGADLFLKINSFAEFNRHIHKVKPVICSGGNVSLNAQPSDQGVKGKNDSSLQNFETSTTFKTSLTSFTYHNKLMTSLPLTITHQPESVSSHVDSGSIFSTSSVFSVTSIPSLPLITLDSSVMPSLSISPTVISPLKQVSKTYSPNTDLFSSTVMQDIVTISESNFRSNQSIKDTVVLPWISTHETLSPTFLSHTYLTSFILNTAMLVSPSSSEIKPSLVSSGSEIQSFSAETGVLDTLIFPSSSISDTVALPLLSMINYPDQNREANNNLPSYVPTNSILSSSEVSFSLPKELSSLSSVRTSSLKNNKLLESFTSYTNQFTERAQPTSSSVWNQSVMIENYNASIVTGAESSRTLWTYLSATIAGFIAVLLAGVFLAVVWRKSQERARQEAAQINVEAQ, from the exons ATGTATACGAGTcgtgaaacaaaacaagaagcAATGAAGCTGAAATCTAAACAGTATCTAAAG ATTTTGACCATCGGTGTTACAAAAGACATTGATGAATCAGAGATGAGGAATGTTTCATCCGGCGCTGACTTGTTCCTAAAGATTAATTCATTTGCAGAGTTCAATCGCCATATACATAAAGTAAAACCAGTCATTTGTTCTG GTGGTAATGTAAGTTTAAATGCTCAGCCATCAGATCAGGGTGTCAAGGGGAAAAATGATTCAAGTCTTCAAAACTTTGAGACCAGCACAACCTTTAAAACTAGTCTGACATCATTCACCTATCATAATAAATTGATGACATCCCTGCCATTAACTATCACGCATCAACCAGAATCTGTGTCATCGCACGTTGATTCTGGCTCAATATTTTCTACTTCTTCGGTGTTTTCTGTAACATCAATACCATCGTTACCTTTGATTACCTTAGACAGCAGTGTGATGCCCTCATTATCTATCTCGCCAACAGTGATATCACCGTTAAAGCAGGTTTCCAAGACATATTCGCCGAACACAGACTTATTTTCATCAACAGTAATGCAGGATATTGTAACGATTTCTGAATCAAACTTTAGGTCAAATCAATCAATAAAGGACACCGTGGTTTTACCATGGATCTCAACTCATGAAACATTGTCACCTACATTTTTGTCACATACATATTTGACTTCATTCATTTTGAACACTGCAATGTTAGTATCTCCATCTAGTTCCGAGATCAAACCATCATTAGTATCATCAGGTTCTGAAATACAGTCATTTAGTGCAGAAACTGGAGTTTTAGACACATTAATATTTCCATCATCATCAATTTCGGACACCGTCGCCTTGCCATTACTTTCAATGATCAACTATCCTGACCAGAACCGAGAAGCAAATAACAATCTGCCATCCTATGTTCCAACTAACTCTATCTTGTCTTCATCGgaagtctctttctctctgcctaAAGAATTATCTTCCCTGAGTTCAGTTAGAACAtcgtctttaaaaaacaacaaactcttGGAATCGTTCACTTCGTATACAAATCAGTTCACAGAAAGGGCTCAGCCTACTTCAAGTTCTGTATGGAATCAGTCAGTCATGATTGAAAACTACAACGCATCTATTGTAACTGGCGCCGAGTCCAGTAGAACGCTATGGACTTATCTATCGGCAACAATTGCTGGTTTTATCGCCGTCTTGTTGGCAGGAGTTTTTTTGGCTGTTGTATGGAGGAAAAGTCAAGAAAGAGCTCGCCAGGAAGCAGCACAAATAAATGTAGAGGCTcaatga